The region GGGTGTTTGGTCAGACACTGAAAGGAAGAATTCCCCTAGAAAAAAGCAGCCATCTGCAGGCCTCTAGGTCTTAGAGCCTCTGTTACAGAAGTGGTAGGCCAGTTCCTGACCTCAAGTGTTGTCTTGTCCAACTGGGAGAGAATCCTGGTCCACATCACATAGCTAGAGACATGCTTGGCTCTGAATCAAAATCCAGGAGCTGTGTCCGTCCTGAATGAATCTCATGTGACATCGAGTGGCTTTCCAGACAAAAACCATGAGTACACATTTACACCCTCAGGGGTTTTGTTTAAATCTTTAAACTGGGACTTTGGTTCTGAGCAACTATTGAGGGGTGCCCCTTTTGGCTCCAGGCAGGTTCCAAGGATATGAGGGCTCCCTCCTGGACCTCATGAGCCATGAGCTTATAAAGATATGGTCCTAGacctgggcggtggtggcgcacgcctttaatcccagcactcaggaggcagaggcaggcggatttctgagttcgaggccagcctggtctacagagtgagtttcaggacagcaagggctacacagagcaaccctgacttgaaaaaccaaaaaaaaaaaaaaaaaaaaaaaaaaaaaaaaaaaaaaaaaaaaaaaaaagatatggtcCTAGAATGGAGATGGACTTCTATCTTCTCTATCTCGGCAGTGAATGATTCCCTGGGGATGCAAAGATGTGCACTTGGGGTTTAGAGCCAAAGGTATCGCCCGGTGCTACTGCCACCCCCATTCTATTTGGATTCATGCCTACAACAGTCAACTGCAGCCCCTCAGAGGTATCAAGGACTTCCTTTCTGGTACTGTCCCAGCTAAGAATTCTTACCGGAGTGCTCTTGTGctctctgtcttgttttgttttccctccaGATGCAGCTGTAGCTAGGAGAGCCAGCCCAGAGGCAGCCAACACTCAGCCAGAGGCAGCCAACACTCAGCCAGAGGCAGCCAGCACTCAGCCAGAGGCAGCCAGCACTCAGCCAGAGGCAGCCAGCACTCACTCAGAGGCAGCCAGCACTCACCCAGAGGCAGCCAGCACTCCTGAGGACTCGACTGATCTTGAGCAGGTAAGAGGGGTTTGATGTGTGAGGAGAGGTGGTAGGGTACAGCAGGCAGATGCTTGGGAGTCCTGATATCCTATGACTGGAGGGAGAGTGCCTGAGAGAGGACAGCAAGCGGCTGTGCTGGAGCTCTTAGGAAGAGAGGGTCAAGGAAGAATTGGCTGTCTGGGGAGAGGTTCCGAAATGCCCGAGTAGCTCTTGATGGGCCCTGAGCCAGTTCAAGAGGGGTCAGACCTAGCGGTGGGCAGGCAgcaaatataaagaatataagcAGTGGCCCTGTTGGATGTGACACAGGATATATCTGAAGCTTACACTGACTGAGCCACTTTGTGGGGCTGGCATAGATGGACCTCCAGTCCCACGAACATGGTTTTTAGATTTAAGGCTAAGAGTCAGAGCTCAATCCCACAGATTTCAGGGCCATCATATACCTAAAAAACTAGTTTCTCAGGGTTGGAAAATACCtttaggctgggcggtggtggcgcacgtctttaatcccagcacttgggaggcagaggcatgatggtgatggaataataatcaataatcatgctaatcaataatcaatactaatcaatggccaataatcaatagtagtcaataaccaaaagtgattatcatgataatcaacaatcaataatcagcagtcaatgctaatcaataatcaattctaATCAATAgtcaataatgatcaataattgatggcgtatgcctttaatcccagcacttgggaggaagaggcaggcggatttctgagttcgaggccagcctggtctacagagtgagttccaggacagtgagggctacacagagaaaccctgtctcgaaaaaaaaaaaaaaaaaaaaaaaaaaaaaccaaaaaacccttaGATAATCTCACGTCGGCACTCCCTCTGCTGTATCCTTGATTCAGTGGCTTTCATACACGTGCTTTTGGGAACAGGAAGGTCAGTTCTTGAGGTGGTACTTCCTGTTCTGATTGCTCTGACTGAGCACTTCCCAGGCAGCCTTGCACTCGTTCTCCTTCACCGGCCTTCATCAGCACAGCGTCCCCGCAGCAGGATAAGCTTTCTCAGTTCCTTCCTGTGCCTGGCATCTTTCCCCTCCCCAACTTGGACACTGTTGCGTGTAGCTGCAAGTCAAGATATGGGCCCAGGACCAGGCAGCTCTTCTGGTGGGCAGCAAGGGTATTAAACCTTTCTGGCTTTGCCTTGGGGTAAGCCTCTTGCAGGGATGTCGTTAAGACTCCGAAGAGACTCAGCTGGGAGGTAGTTTGAACTTGCATTTGGGCTGCAGTCTTTTGCACAAAACTTCCTCATTTTCACCGTGGTTGTCGCCTGGGGTCTGAGGACTCAGGAAAGAGGTGGGTGGCTGTGTGTGGGAGCAAAGGTCACATGAGGGTGAGATATGGCTGCTGGCCAGTGCTGTCATAGCTTGGCTGACACAGCACTGCCCTTCCCCGAGTCTCCCCCCACCTTACTATCCTCTGCTTCTTCAATGCTGGTGAGTACTGTGTTGAgggaacagaagcagaagcaccCAGCCTTGCCTACAGGGAGTTCCTGGCTTATGTAAAACAAGAACCTTTTATATGTCAGCAACTGCAGAGCCCGAGGGCAAAAATAAGATGGTTAAACTTCCTGCTCCTGTTCTGAAGATTGAATACCTGGGGCTTGGAACTTGGCAGCCGGGTGCTTTCCCACTGGGCTTCCTGTCCGGCCCCATGTGTAGTTTGCAGTTGAAAGTCTACCTTCAGTACTTTTGAGGCAGTACCTAGGATTAGAATTGGTAAGCCATGTAGTGATTCTTTCATTACAAAAGaagatttgtttacttttattttatgtatatgaatgttttgcttgcatgagagtgtaccatatgtgtgcagtacctgcagaggccagaagagggagtcagatcccctaaacctggggttacaggtggttatgagctgtcatgtgggttctgggaactgaacctggctcCTTTGCAAGAgaagccaatgttcttaaccactgagccatctctctagctccctttTCACCATCTGAGGAGCTGCTTCTGCTTTATTTAGAGATAGAGACACAAAACCCTGAACACCAAGTCTGACATAGAGTAGTAAGCAAGCTAGTATTATAGTCATTAGCCATCCTCATCTCCCTCACTCCTGGGTCTCTGTAAGTACTAGATACTCTTCTCGGCATGTTGATGGCATTTCGCACATTTCACCCACATTGCCAGATGAAGCAAGTGTTATTATTCCATTTTATGGAGGGAGACTGAGGCCTAGTGAGTTTTAAGTAATTCCAACTTGTGTAGTAGCTACCAGATAGTTAAGACTCGAGGGGTCAGGCAAGCTCCTAGGAGCCTGACCTCTGAGTTCCTGACTGCTGCAATTCTGTCGCTGCTGAGGGAAATGCTGCCTTCAACAGCAAGCAGCTTGTCTCTAGAGGCATGCAGGCTAGAGGTTGTCAAGCATGTTCTGAGGAACTGGGCACCATGGTCCTTGATGTATCTTCCTGCCCTGTCAGGACACACACAGACTGTCCTGAAGGGGGTGCCTGGGTACCAGCAACCCAGGGTCAGAAGGAGGTGACATCACGGAGGGTTTGGGAAGAATTCCTTGTCCCAGGGAGCTCCTCAGTTGGGACTAAAAAGCTTACACCTGAGGCAGATTGTAGGTCCAGGGTCTGCTCATTTCTAACTTTCTGGTTACCTCATTTTTCAGCCCAAAGAAGTGCAGAGGGCACAGGCTCAGGCCCTGGAGCTGCCTAAGACCCAACCTGTGGCTATGGTAAAGTCAGTGCCTGGAGCGCACCCTGTACCAGTGTATGCCTTCTCCATGAAAGGCCCCACCTACAAAGAGGTAAGCCCTCTACTCAGCCCTGCCTCAATCTAAAAGACTTCGACAGCAGTGAGGTGTGATTAGATAAGAATCTGGGCCTTTCTAAGGCCTTTATCTGCTCCACATTCTCCATTGCTCTGGGTTGCTCCCCTGGGAAGCTCGAAATAAGCTTGAGCCACTCTCAGCCTAGCTGGGATGCTGAGGCAGTCAAAGCTATGAGACCAACCCAGACTGTTGTACAGTGGCCATGACCAACGTGCATGGCAACCTGAGAGAGCCTCCTGTTTGCAGAGACATGTTCAGCATGGCCAAAAGAATGGGAGGGGAGACATGCCACAGACCCCTGGCACTCAGCTCAGTGTCTCAGCCCAGCAACGCCAGAGGCACCCACGTCACCTATAACTCCCCACTCTTCAGGAGGCGTCTCAGACAGTCAGCCCCATGAAGAGGAAGTGCTGCCACCCAGATTGCTACAGGAAGCTCATCAAGATGGAGTCCACAGGAGAGAATGAGGACAGGTTGGACACAGGCTCCCCTGAGCAGCCCAGACCCAGCACTTCCAAGGCCTCACCTCCACATCTGGATAGGACTTCCAGCCCTGAGAGCACCGTCCCTGAAAAAGAGACCCCCCTGCCTATCAACAATCATGTTACCAGTAACACAGGGAAAACAGGTAGGAGGAGTATGCAGGGGGACACCTGTATAAGACTGTCATGCTGCCCTCAGTCATCTGGAACACCCCAGGCCCCACCTCCACATTCTGAGTGCCCACCTGGGCACTCAAAGCCACCAGGACTCCCATGCCCAAGTTGCTCTGAGCAGCCATCGAGTATGGCACCAGTAGTTTACCCTGCACTTGGCTATGATTCCAGTGTAGGACACCCGAGGGGCTATGTCTTagctctgcctccttccctcgaAAACTGCCAGTGCTGgtctctgtgctctggggacATAAACACTCCATCTCCTCCTGGATGCACACAGGACAGGGCATCCACCCTCCCCAGACCATTGGCTTACAAGGATTCTCCTGGAATTCACCCCAGCCAGTGGCCATCCCAGGAAGGGTTTAATGCTGCCACCCCCTCTCCATTTCAGAGGAGCGAGTCGTGGTGATCAGCAGCTCAGAAGACTCGGATGCCGAGAATATGGTGAGTAGCTTGGAGTTCAGCCTAGGACTTCTGCCTCCCCTTGTTCAAGGTCCCAAAGGCCACAGCCATAGCAGGTGACTCTCAGGCTCACCTGGCACCTGGGAAATTTCCTGGCAAGGCAATAAAGCCTAAGCCGTACCAAGGACAGTCTGCAGATACTAGCTGCATGCTTGTTACATCCTGGCCCTCTTAGTGCACCAGGCAAGAACACCTCTGCAGTGCTTGCTGGCTGCTTGCTCCAGGCCCTGTTTATCCTCTGTAATATCTTCTAGATCTAGAAGCTTCTCTAGATCTTCCTTGTGTATTTTCTACCTGCTAAGTACTCCATGAGGAAATCTGGACAAGAATCCATTTCCTGGTTAATCAATCAGCCGGGcattgtggtggcacatgcctttaattccaacacttggaggcagaggcaggtatgaatgtctgtgagttccaggacagccaggtctatgtAGAAGATTTTGACTGAAAGCAGCAACATCAAAGCCAGTCCATGAAGGTTAGTGATAGATAGAGTGTGCCCAAGGGTAACAAATAACAGACAAGGGAtgtcttatttacttttctattgctggggAGAGACACCAATGCAAAGGCATCTTGTAGTAGAAAGAGCTTATTAGGATTTGtagtttcagagggtcagtctatgaccatcatggcaggaagcttggcagcaggcagcaggcatggtgctggagccagaggcaagaactcacatctgatccacaaaCACAAGTtacagagagagctaactgggaatgacaTAGACTTTTGCAACCTCCAAGTCCACTCCCAGTGACTCATctgttccaacaaagccacacctcctaatccttcccaaacagttccaccaactggggtcCAAGGATTCAAACATGagcttctcattcaaaccatcacagacgaCCCATGCAAGATTTTACTTCATGTTGAATACTTCTTTGAAGGCATCTTATAATGAAACCAATGACTCTTCTGTACCTGGAGACATGTCATCAGAGACTAGGCTGTAAAGTGTCCAGGAAAAGCAGAGCACAAGAGTAAGAGCATAGactgggccgggcggtggtggtgcacgcctttaatcccagcacttgggaggcagaggcgggcggatttctgagttcgaggccagcctggtctacagagtgagttccagaacagccaggactacacagagaaaccctgtctcaaacaaacaaacaaacaaaaaaagcatagACTGGAGGTCCCTATGGTCCCCAAGCTCACAGTCTGAGATTCCATATTGGAGAGTGTACAGGTTGTGTACAGAACCCTCATTACCAGCACACGCCTCCCTGATGAGCACCTGAAgaacctcccaccccaccaggaCCTGCTGTCTACCAAGCTGGTCTTTCCATCATCCCACTGAGCAGGCCCTGACTCTGATCCTTCCAGCCAGCTAACCACTTGCCAGAAGTCTGATCTGCATTTTCTCACAAAGCAAGGAGAGCCGCCTGCCTTCCTCACGCCCTTGGTAGCCTGTCCCCCAGAAGTATTCTATCCTGACACAGGCCTCCTCTTGTAGCTCAGGCCACCACTCCTGCCACCATAGGGCTTCCAGGCATCCtgctgataccctcacacagaggGGCATCAGCATGCTCTGCTAGATGCACAGAACCTTCCAGTCACTTGGACACTCTCTCCGGGGCTCCCCCAGTTTTCACCAGTGGCTTTGCAACTTACTCTTTCTCCCTTacttctccatggcttctcaGCCCAACGCATCTTCCATGGGTGGTACTCAGGAAGCAGGTCCCCCCACCCCAGAGATTTCAAAAAAGCCCCCATGGAGAATCCCCAAGTTCAAGGCCCTCCTTGAAGTCTTTGAAATTTCATTACTGCCACCCTGCCCAACCAAGAGGCTACATCACTGCCAGTCCAGGCCTGGgccctccatcagattggcctctgAAAACCTGAATTCATTTCTCCTCCATGGCTGCTTGTCACCCCATCCCACTCTGCAGTCTTATGGCCAGATATCCACAGATGCAGAGATTCTGTCCATCCCAAAGCCTGACAGGTACGACTGctcaataaatacatttaaataatctCCGTTGTGAACCCTTTTCCCCATGGCCATCAGATCCTGGGCAGGATTGTTCCTGCAGGGCCATTCGTCTTCTCCCTGAATGGAACTTAGCTCTTCTCAGGGGAAGCCCATGGCTCTCTTCCCTCCACACTAAGAACATCCTAAGTAAAAAGCAGGGCAAGGCCTGTACTATTATAGTCCTTCACTGATGGATTTGAGGTCCAGCACTTAGTGTCTCAGACATCTGCCCACCTCCCTTCTCATGGAGGAAAGATAGGACCATCTGCCCCACCTCCCCCTAGAATTCTTCCCCGTCATGTCTTGCTTTCTTCCTGGTTGATTTCAACACCCCCCATCTGGCCTCCGCTCCTTCACAACTTGAGGATCTTCAGCCTGTCAGTCACTTCAGCCAGCAACCAACCGTATGGCCACACCACGTGCCTCAGCACGATCTCTAAATGGACTGCTCTGACTCAGACCACTGCCATCACCTCCTACCAGCTCTCCCCTTTTCAATCATCTCCTGGAGATCAGCTGGCAGAGACAATCACAGGGAGATTCAGGGTCCCGTTGACTCTCTGCTGCCCCCTGGAGACGTGTTAGAGAAAAGCCACACAGGAAGGCAAACAGCTAAGGGCTTCTGGTCATACTCCTGTTTTCATTTGGCTCCTCGGGGACACTTCTTCTCTGAGCTTCATCCTGGTCCTTCCTCTAACCTGTTGACTGTACCTTCTGCTCCTGGGAGGGGACAGAAGCCCTTTTGGCGGGGTGGGAACGGTGAGCATCTGCTACCTAATTACAGATTTACCTGCTGTGTTGGCACTTACCTTCATCTTCCATGTCTGCCTCTAAGACCCACACCTGAGTCCTGGCCTGGCCCCTGCCCTGTGAGAAGCCTCATTCTTATCTCCTGCTCCCCGACCCCTGTGTCTTATGATTCATCCACTTCCTTCTCAGCCCTAttctcttctgcctccacttctctttcCCCCACAAGCAAGTTTCTTGGGATTTAAGAGAAGAGGTGAATAAGGAGTTTACAGCCGCCTAACTTAAGTACATGGTGTTCCAGTGAGACCAGCCTCTGACATAGTGAGACCAGCCTCTGACATAGCGCATGGCAGTTCCTGGGGGCAGGGGGGGTGACGAACATGCGGCTGTGTCTGGCCTAAAAGACAGACCCCCTGCCTTTCCTCCATCCACAGctcagaggaaagaaagggggcaTCCTGTCGGCGAGACACCCACAGGTTCCCTTAGAGAAGGCAGGTCTGGAAACGAGGTTTCCTGCCATAAGTGATGTGGTATGAAGATGAAGGCAGTAACCACAAGGTAGAGCTGTGTGCTCTCCAGATGTCCTGCTCTGAAGACTGCCTTCAAGGCCTGAAGAGACATTGCCAGAAGGAAAGAGTCAGGTGGAAGCACTGGGGGCCACAAAGACGCTTTTGCAGTAGTGTTTGAAGtgagaaggaagaccaaggaagAGGCAGCCCATGTGTCATGCCACTGGTAGAAGAATTGACTGGGCCAGTGATGCTCTTCAGTGTCAGGCGCGCCTGGCGAGGCTGAACCCAGACCAAAAAAGGTGGCCTGGCTCTGCCTACCAGTCCAAGTGTGAGGATAGACATTAGGAGTCTAAGGACAGAAACCCAGAGCAAACGTACAGACCCTGGAGGCCACGCCAGGAAATGACTGGGTTCTTCTGTGGGGAAGAGAACAGTCTGCTGCTCTTAGCTTGCAACTAGGAAGATGCCTCCAAAAGTCCTCACAGGGAAGGAGAAGCAATGTGGAGTGTCTGGGTGCAAGGCAGGCTGGGAGGAAGTTGGGGTGCCTGATTGCAGAGCTACAAAATTGAAGCTGAATGAGAAGCAGCCTCCTTTAGGAGAGCCCAGGCCTGGTTAGCTTTCTAGTGAGGAACACAACTTCTCTTGGCTGCAGGTTTGTGGAAAGCAAGTGTTTTGGAAGGGTGGGTGATAAATGCCATGGCCAAAAGCTACTTATTTCAGGTTACAACTTGTAGTCCATCATCCGGGGAAGTGGGGAcaggaacccaaggcaggaactgattcAGAATCTACGGAAGAGTACTTTTTACTGGCTTGCtgctcctggcttgctcagcctgcttctttaTACACCCAAAGATCATGTGCCTACGGGGACTACCATCTCAGTGGGCTTTGCTCCTCTGTATCAATCACTAATTACAAAAGGAGGCATTCTCTCACACTGtggctcccccttctcagataacgctagcttgtgtcaagttaacaaaaacaacaaccagggATGTTAACTCTTGCTGCAGCCAGAGGCGTTCTCCAGAAGCCACAGCCCTGGCTCACGTGTGCGACCCTTACATGTGACAACGTCCAAttcacacctgcatacacatctGTGCATCCCCACCAATCCACCCTCTCCTGTGCACAGGGAGGCGGGtatcatccctccagccccctgtGCGCACACTCATCCTGCCTTGGACCCTCAAGGCCTCTGAACTCCTGACCTGTTGGCTTCTTTGTGTTGCAGTCCTCCCACGAGCTGGATGATAGCAGCGATGGGTCCGGTGGCATCCAGCTGGAGGGCTCTAATTCCCTCAATGCCTTGGATGAGAGCCTCGCTGAACCTGGCTTAGAAGACAGGACCCTGGTTTTCTTTGACCTCAAGATTGATGAAGAAAGTGGGTTCCCCAAGACCTACCCTACCTCTTTATAGCTTAGTCTGTGAGTTCCCAGGGAAAATGCAGGTAGAGCCACCTCTAAGTCTCCAGCCAGCCCCTAGCCAGCTGTGACAACCAGGTGGACAGAGGACTCTGAGACACTTGGGATGTCAAGGGTTACCATATCGGCCTGAGTGGAACCAGGACATAGGAGggagacaggaactccacagaTTCTTCTGACAAAACCTCTGTAGAGAGGCTGGGAACAGTGTGTAGGCCATTGTTGCAAGTAATCTACTCTTGACCTTTGGCTGTGACCACACAGTTCCTAGAACAGGGCCCAGCCCACCAGTGGATACAAGGGGAGGCTTCCAGAACCCAGGTCACAGAGAGTTGTGATTTCTCCTGGAAGCCCCTAGTCTTCTCTCTGTCATCCTTGCCCTGGGCCTTTACTCTGGCCAACAGTTATGGGCCCGATATTGAGGCTAGCCTAGCCAGCTAGAATCTTCAGGTATTTCCATAGCACAAAAAGATCCATCTTTGGGCTTCAGGAGGAGTCTCTGGGCCATGTTCTTAAGGGGTACAGCCCGGGGCTGATCCAGCAGAGACTGACGGGGTTAGAGGTAGGAACAGAAGAGAAGGCGGAGAAGAAACACTCTGGGGTCTCTGTTGGAGGTAGAGgctgagaaaatacaaaaaggGCAGAATTCTAAGGGTTGGGCAAACTCCAGGGCAGGAGGGATAGGAAGAGCCAGCTGCAGGGCAGGTGAGCCATTCCTACCCCCCAATCAGGCAGGAGAGAACTACAAATGGAAGATACTGGGTTCCTGCCAGTAGGCTTCAAGGTGGGATTTCTAGACAGTTGGGTCAGCAGCCCGAACCCTTGCACCCACCTCCTGAACCCTGAAACCTCACCCTGCCCTTCTCTCCTGCCTAGCCCAGAAAATTAGCCAACTGGCAGCCGTGAACCGGGAGAGCAAGTTCCGAGTGCTAATCCAGCCCGAGGCCTTCAGTGTCTACTCTAAGGCCGTCTCCCTGGAGACGGGGCTGCAGCACTTCCTCGGCTTCCTCACCTCCATGCACCGTCCCATCTTGGCATGTCCTAGGCTGTGGGGGCCCGGACTCCCCATCTTCTTCCAGGCCCTGAATGATATTAACAAGCTGTGGGAATTCCAGGACGCCATCTCGGGTTTCTTGGCGGTGTTGCCCCTCATCCGGGAACGCATACCGGGCGCCAGCAGCTTCAAACTTAGGAACCTAGCCAAGACCTACCTGGCGAGAAACATGAGCGAACGGAGCGCCCTGGCTGCTGTGCTGGCCATGAGAGACCTGTGCTCCCTCCTTGAGATCTCCCCAGGACTGCAGCTGGTCCAGCATATCTACTCCTTTAGTAGCTTGCAGTGCTTTGCTTCCCTGCAGCCCCTAATTCAGGCAAATGTCCTGCCACAGCCTGAGGCCCGCCTCTTGGCCCTCCACAATGTGAGCTTACTGGAATTGCTGACTGCGTACCGCAGCCACCGGCAAGAGGGCTTGAAAAAGTATCTCCGCTATCTGAGCCTGCAGACCACCCCATCATCGGCTTCCACCCAAGTTGCCCAATTCCTGCAAGCTCTGAGCACCTACCTGGAAGGACTGTTGGAAGGCCATGCCCCTGCTGGGGTAGAAGACAatactgcttctctctctggCAGAGCTGAAAATAAGGGATGCCTGGCCTAGCTGCTTAGTACGGAGGGAGGGGCATTCCTGAGCCAGGCCCCACCCATTGCTACATTCCCAGGTCCTGGTCATTTAGTTCAGAACAGGTGTCCTTTCTCTGGGACCAAACTCCCTTTCTCAAAAATTCCTGCAGCAGACACCAAAGGCACCCCAGACTTAGACTTCCCTTCTAGAAGCAGAACCAGGAAGGCTTGCATAAAGTAAAGCATGGCCTCTGGGTTCTCAAGTGCCCCAGTTACCAGCTACCACTACCACGAGCCTTGcagctctccctggatgctcaaTCCATGTCCCAAGTGACCTGCTGATGGCCCACAAATAATACTTTAGGTGGCACTGGCCGCTATACCAGCAGCCCCACGAGCACGCAAAGTGCCTTTCGAACCAAATTGTCCTCATGAATTTGGGTTCTCTTGGCCCCAACTGACCAGAGGCCAACCgtgttcaattttatttttctcaaagtatTTTTGTTCCAGAGGGGCCTTCTAGCAGCAGAGATCCAGGAACTGTAGTGTTACCAAGTTCTCCGGGTAGTTCTGTAGGCTCAATTCTGGCCATCTCTGTTGCCTCAGACCACAcatcctcccccccacccaaagggaagcagagaaagcccCTGGCCATGCACATTGAGTATGATCAGGAAAAGGCCAGAACACCAGTGTTCTGTGCAATGGGCTGGCTGACCTGAGGTATTACCTCAGTCCCCAGCTGGCTCTACTACCCTGGGCTTTCAGGGTTGGGCAGCAGGCTACTGGACCAGCAGATAAGATGCATCCTTCTTAGCCTTGGACCCCAGCTCTCATTCTGAGCCTTTGGCCCCTGACCTTATGACCATCTTGG is a window of Arvicanthis niloticus isolate mArvNil1 chromosome 26, mArvNil1.pat.X, whole genome shotgun sequence DNA encoding:
- the Pml gene encoding protein PML isoform X1; protein product: MQTAPAPPGSPCRPQDSALTPTPTMPPPEEPSGDHEHTQSSAEQAIKEEFQFLRCSGCQAQAKCPKLLPCLHTLCSACLEARRFQCPTCQAPDSAGANAEALDNVFFESLQRRLAVFRQIVDAQAACTRCKESADFWCFECEQLMCTKCFDAHQWYLKHEAQPLDELRNSSVSEFLDSTRKSNIFCSNSNHRTPTQTNIYCRGCAKPLCCACALLDRTHSHLQCEIGEEIQQRHEELGTMTQALEEQGRTFDSAHAQMRTAIGQLDHARADTETQIRARVRQVVEHVQARERELLEAVNERYQRDYQEIAGQLSHLEAVLQRIRTSAELVKRMKLYASEQEVLDMHDFLRKALCLLRQEEPQNQKVHLRTSGFEEFKLCLQDLISCITQRTDAAVARRASPEAANTQPEAANTQPEAASTQPEAASTQPEAASTHSEAASTHPEAASTPEDSTDLEQPKEVQRAQAQALELPKTQPVAMVKSVPGAHPVPVYAFSMKGPTYKEEASQTVSPMKRKCCHPDCYRKLIKMESTGENEDRLDTGSPEQPRPSTSKASPPHLDRTSSPESTVPEKETPLPINNHVTSNTGKTEERVVVISSSEDSDAENMSSHELDDSSDGSGGIQLEGSNSLNALDESLAEPGLEDRTLVFFDLKIDEETQKISQLAAVNRESKFRVLIQPEAFSVYSKAVSLETGLQHFLGFLTSMHRPILACPRLWGPGLPIFFQALNDINKLWEFQDAISGFLAVLPLIRERIPGASSFKLRNLAKTYLARNMSERSALAAVLAMRDLCSLLEISPGLQLVQHIYSFSSLQCFASLQPLIQANVLPQPEARLLALHNVSLLELLTAYRSHRQEGLKKYLRYLSLQTTPSSASTQVAQFLQALSTYLEGLLEGHAPAGVEDNTASLSGRAENKGCLA